The genomic window CCGGGCAGCTGAATTTTTTTATCGCACCTTTGGTTTTTTTGACTTTTTTTATCAGTCCTTCAATGCCGGCCCGCGCGTCATTTTTTTATGAGGTGGGGCGTCCGGTGATGGTTCAAAGCGGTTTTGGGTGCCGGACGAATCACCTGGATGGTGATTCGCGGCGGACACCTCGGAGCCGGCCAGGAATGGCCGGCGAGAATGAGCGTGAACCATCACCGGACGCCCCACCCCTCACAACCATTGTACGCCAGAAATAATGTCGTGCAACGGTTGACATGAGAGGCTTTGCCTCTTACTATTATGGTCAGGATATGGCGATAGTATAATCATTATCTGTCGGATGTCAACGGTAAGAACGAAAGAGGGCATAACTATGAATGGTAGAAAAATCACCTCCCTGACCTTGGTGCTTTCGGGTATCTTACTCCTGCTCACCAGCATTATGCTCTACATCTCTCCCCACGGCCGGGTGGCCTACTGGACTGACTGGCACCTGTGGGGGATATCAAGACCCCAGTGGGGCAGCCTGCACATCAATCTTGGCCTGCTTTTTTTGCTGGCCGGGGTGCTCCACGCTTTTTACAACTGGAAGCCGATTATGGCTTATCTGAAAAACAAGGCTAGGGAGTTGAGAGTTTTTACCCTTCATTTCAACCTGGCTCTGGGACTGGTGCTGGTGGTCACCCTGGGAACTTATTGGGAAATGCCGCCCATGAGTTCAGTTATCGGGCTTGGCGATCTGATCACCGCCGTTGCTGACGAAAAATATGGTGAGCCGCCTTACGGCCATGCCGAACTTTCCTCGCTGAAAATGTTTGTTAAAAAGACAAATCTTGACTTGGAAAAGGCCAAGGAACTGCTGCAGGCAGCCGGAGTGGAACTGGCTGGTGACCAGCAGACCATCGGTGATTTGGCCAGAGCCAACAAGATGACTCCAAAAGCGTTATATGCGATCATGAAACCGGCGGAGATTAAAACCACCGGCATGGTATTTCCCGATGCTCCGGCCCCCGGTTTCGGCCGCCGGCTGCTGGCCGATGTCTGCGCCGAGTTCAACCTTGATCTTCCCACTGTGGTCCAGAGCCTGAAAGCCCAGGGGATGACCGTTGACCCGGCAGCCAGTATTATTGCCATTGCCGAGCGTAACGGGGTCAATCCCATGACTGTCTTTGAAATTCTCCGCCAGGTGGCAACTGGTTCATAGCGATGTGCCGGTGGGTGGAAAAGTTCAGGAGCGGCGGCCTGCAGGCCGCCGTTTTTTTATTGGCTGGGGAATGGCATAACAAAATGTTTGCGAGAAAAGGGGCTGCTTTGAGATCGCTGCCGGCTAGAATGTCTTACGGGTGTTGGCGATTCCTGTCTTGCTTTCATCGGCGGGAATGAAAACCGTGGAGCCATGAAAGTGGCATTGTTCGCAGAGGATCTTGTCTACTCCGCCCGCACCATGGCAGAAAGCGCAAGATTTCTGTAGATAGGGTGCATCGGCATTGAGGTGATGGATGTTGGAATTGCTGCTGATGTGGCAGCTGACGCATAATCCATCCATGGTCGGGTTGGTGCCTACTGTTATAAGTCCTTTTGCCGAGAGGATGATATCCTGGTTGTCAGGCGGGGTGGCTGAGAATATGATGTCGGCGTTGGGTGGTTTGCCGTTTACCGCCCGGCGGACCAGAAATGAGTTGGGCGAGCCGTGGGCCTCGTGGCAGTCGAGGCAGGAGAGGGTATAATTGGTCTGGTCGGCATAGAGCGCTTCATAGGGGGCTACAATGTCCCGTGAGGTGCTGCCGGTTGCTGGGTTGATGCCGTGCTTGTCGCCGCTGCTGCTCCAGTCAAGATGGTAGAGGTTGCGGCCCAGGGGCGTGCTGGTAATGGTGGTGCTGGTGTTGTGGCAGTCACTGCAGAAGGTGACAAAGTCCGGGGTCAGGGAGCTGTCCTCCGTGGCAGTGCCTCCTGGTTCATAACTGGGGGCTAGGGATATCACCGGCGGCTGATAGTCATAGTTGTCCATTCTTTCGCTGGCATCAGCTCCCCAGAGGCTGTTATGGTCCGTCGGCCGGGAGATGGCGGCTAAAGTAGGGTCGTCAGGATCAGAACAGTTGCGCTTGGCCAGATGGGGATTATGGCAGGCCAGGCAGGGGTTGGTGTCGCTGGTGAAATAGCTGCTGAACTGGGTTTGGGAAAAATCCCAAAGATCATAGAGGTTGTGATAGGTGTCCAGGTTGAAGGCCTCGAGAATTCCTGCTGGAGTGCCAACGGTTGAGCTGCCGAAGGTAGTGGCGTAGTCTTCGTTGGTGATCCCCCCGGATTGCAGGGAGCCGCTGCCGGTATGGCAGTAGAAGCAGAAGTTGTCATTCTGGTTGTAGGGATTGGCGGTGATGGTAGTGTCAAAGGTGTCGGCGAAGAGGGCATAGGGTGAAGGCCCGTTGAGAAGCGCCGGTGGTGAGGGTTCGGAACCGTCGATGCTGGCGTGCTGTTCGTGGCAGTGAACGCAGTTGCCGATGCAGTAGGGGGGGATGGCAACCCCTGTCCGTCGTACGCCGGCGGTGGCATGACCATGGGCGGAGTCGGCGTAGGGGCCGGCCGCAACAGGCGTGGTGATTATCGCAATGTTCAGGAAGGTTGCCAGTGAGCAAAAAAAGATCCAAAATTCTGCATGCTTGTGTGCCATGGTGATCACCTTATCGATGATAGAGATCGGCCTTGGTTGCTGCCTGGTAAAAAATTCACTAAGTGTAGCCGGTTGGTCGCTTTTTTTCAAGCGCTAATTGTTTTGCCTCGCAGGGCAGGCAGATGCTGCGATAATTAATGCTTGCCAAGTGCCAGCAGGGAGATTATAACGGCCTTTGCCGTTGGGCCGCGGTTTTTATGGTCGGCGTTGGTTCGAGGATGTCCGGGGTATGGTTCACGCCCATTCTCGCCAGCCATCCCTAGCCGGCTCCGAGGTGTCCGCCGCGAATCACCATCCGGGTGATTCGTTCGGCGGCCAAAACCGCTTTGAGCCATACCCCGGACATCCTTGGAGAAGAATGTTTTGTTTCCGGCTGCTGGACCGTCACCGGGTGCCGGGGGGGGGGGGACGCTGCTGACGAAATGATGACCGTGGAGACAATTTGCGGTCGATGAACTGCAATGAAGGAGAACAGATAGTCATGAGTACGGAACCGAACAAGATCATCTATTCCATGATCAAGGTCAGCAAGCGCTATGACAATAAGCCGGTGTTGAAAGATATCAGCCTGTCCTATTTTTACGGTGCCAAGATCGGCGTCTTGGGCCTGAATGGCTCGGGGAAATCAACGTTGCTGAGGATTCTCGCCGGGGTCGAGCAAGAATTTGACGGCCAGACCACCATCGCCCCAGGGCTGACGGTTGGCCTGCTGGAACAGGAGCCGAAGCTGGATGACTCCCTCACCGTCCGCCAGGTGGTGGAACAGGGTGCCCAGGAAACCGTCGATCTGCTGGCGGAATTCAATCGCATCAACGAACAGTTTGCCGAACCCATGTCCGATGATGAGATGGAAAAGCTCATCGCCCGCCAGGGACAGGTCCAGGAGAAGCTGGACGCTCTGGATGCCTGGGACCTTGACTCACGGCTGGAAATGGCCATGGATGCCCTCCGCTGTCCTCCCGGAGAGGCGGAAGTCAAGGTTCTGTCCGGCGGCGAGCGGCGGCGGGTGGCCTTGTGTCGGCTGCTGCTCCAGGAGCCTGATATCCTGCTGCTGGATGAGCCCACCAACCACCTGGATGCGGAAACGGTGGCCTGGCTGGAGCATCATCTGCAGCGTTACCAGGGGACGGTTATTGCGGTTACCCATGACCGCTACTTTCTCGATAATGTGGCTGGCTGGATTCTTGAACTGGACCGGGGCGAAGGGATTCCCTGGAAAGGCAATTACTCCTCCTGGCTGGAACAGAAGGAAAAACGTTTGGCCCAGGAGGAGAAGGAGGAGTCCAAACGGCGTCGGACCCTGCAGCATGAGCTGGAGTGGATCAGGATGAGTCCTAAAGGGCGGCATGCCAAAGCCAAAGCCCGCATCAAGTCGTATGAGGAGTTGCTGGGCAGCGCCGGGGAGCAGCGGACCAGGGATTTGGAAATCTACATCCCCCCCGGTCCACGGCTGGGGAAGATGGTGATTGAGGCGGATAGCCTTGCTAAAAGTTTCGGCGACCGTCTGCTGTTTGAAGGATTGACCTTTTCCCTGCCACCGGGGGGCATTGTCGGGGTCATTGGTCCCAACGGTGCCGGCAAAACCACCCTTTTCAACATGATTACCGGCAAGGAAAAAGCTGACAAAGGAACCATCCGCCTTGGCGAGTCGGTGAAGCTGGCCTATGTGGACCAGAGCCGTGATGACCTGAACCCTGAGGATAGCATTTGGCAGGCGATTGCCGGCGGGCAGGATATCATTCAGCTCGGCAGCCGGGAGATGAACTCCCGCGCCTATGTCGGCCGTTTCAACTTTTCCGGTGCCGAACAGCAGAAAAAAGTCGGGTTGATGTCAGGGGGGCAGCGAAACCGGGTCCACCTGGCCCGGATGCTCAAGGAGGGGGCCAACGTTATTCTCCTGGATGAGCCCACCAATGACCTGGATGTCAATACTCTGCGGGCCCTGGAAGAGGCACTGGAAAATTTTGCCGGTTGTGCGGTGGTGATCAGCCATGACCGCTGGTTTCTTGACCGGATTGCCACCCATATCCTTGCTTTTGAAGGGGACAGTCAGGTGGTCTGGTTTGATGGCAACTATTCCGACTATGAAGCCGATCGCAAGGCCCGCCTGGGAGCAGCGGCCGAGCATCCCCACCGGATCAAGTACCGTCACCTGACCAGGGAGTAATAAGCGATTGAAAAGCGCGGCAAGCCGCCAGGGTTCAGGCGGCTTGCGGTTTTGGCTGCCGGACGAATTACCCGGATGGTGCTTCGCGGCGGACACCTCGGAGCCGGCCACGGATGGCCGGCGAGAATGAGCGGCGGCCTGAACCCTGGCAGCTTGTTGACATAACCCCTGTGATTACGTTGTGCCGGTTTACCATGCCGGCACAACGATAGCAGGATGTAAAAAAGGCACCGGCCATAATGGCCGGTGCCTTTTTGGGGGAGGGGGGCTGTTGTCTCAGTCCTTCTGAAAGGCTTTGGCCGCCATGTCGATATCTTCCGGACAGAAAATGAACAGGGTTTTTCCTTCAGCCGGGGAAACCGAGCCATAGACATAGTTGATATTGATGCCCGCGTCACCGATCTTCTGGGCGGTGGCCGCCAGTGACCCGGGGTGGTTCTCCAGCTCAAGGGCCATCACCGGGGTAATCTCATAGAGATAGCCTCCCTGGGAGAGGAGGTCGAGGGTTTTGTCGGTGTCATTAACCAGCAGCCGGACCAGAGCGTAGTTTTCCGAATCCTTCTGGATCATGCCGTAACTGGCGGCGGTGGCATGGCGTTTCAGGGTTTTTCCCCGCGCTTTGAACAGCTCATTGACATAGCTGGTGGCATCCTGGATGGTGATGGCGTCAATATTGATCTTGTTTTCGGCCAGCATCAAGGTCAGCCTGGCCAGTTCTCCGGGGGCGTTTTTCAGAAAAAGGGAAATTTCCGTGCGAACCATATTCTACTCCTGGACTGCAAATGAATTTAGGCAAATGAATGATTATCCTAATACTTAAGCTGTTTCATGATTTGTTGTCAAGGGCAATAAGCATGATGATCATATTTTATTGCTGTCTGATGGGTTGGTTTTGGTGCTTGGTCAAAAAGAAGAGAGAAGATGAAGACAGGCGCAAGCGTAGTGATGCATATTTCCTCAAGAGACTATTATTGCCTGTGCTGCCTGAATTCTCTTCGCCACCATACCTGTGCGAGTGAACAACTCGTCATCTGCCAATAATTCCATTGCATTGTGAGCGGTTTTGCGGTATTCTTCAACATACAAACGGGTCCTTCTCAATAAGGGGCCCGCTTTTTTTATTGCCGCTGCCCCCGCAAGGGATCGGCGGAATGTTCGGAGAGGTTTGCAGGGTGAGCAGGCAACATACAAAAGAGGTGAATCGGCGGCGGACGTTTGGCATTATCAGCCATCCTGATGCCGGGAAAACAACCTTGACCGAAAAACTGTTGCTGTTTGGCGGTGCCATCCAGCTGGCCGGGGCGGTAAAGTCGCGCAAGGCGTCCCGGCACGCCACCAGTGACTGGATGTCCGTGGAACAGGAACGTGGCATTTCGGTGACTACTTCCGTAATGCAATTCAACTACCGCGATCTGGAGATCAACCTCCTGGACACCCCCGGTCACCAGGATTTTTCCGAAGATACCTACCGGGTGCTGACTGCGGTTGACAGTGCTTTGATGGTGATCGACAGCGCCAAGGGGGTGGAGCCCCAGACCAAGAAACTGATGGAAGTCTGCCGGATGCGCAACACCCCCATCATTACCTTCATCAACAAGCTCGACCGGGAGGGCATGACTCCTCTGGACCTGCTGGCGGATATCGAGAACAGCCTGCAGATTGAGTGCGCCCCCCTCTCCTGGCCCATCGGTATGGGGAAGAATTTCAAAGGGGTCTACAACCTCTACCGCAAGGAGCTTCTCCTCTACGCCCCGGGTCGTGATAGCAGGGCGCAGGGCGGAGTGGCGATCAGCGATCTTAATAATCCCCTGCTGGATGAACTGCTGGGCCGTCAGGCGGATGAACTGCGGGAGGAGATTGAACTGCTGGAAGGGGCGGCCAATCCCTTTGAACTGGAACACTATCTGAAAGACAACCAGACGCCGGTCTTTTTCGGCAGCGCCATCAATAATTTTGGCGTCCGGGAACTGCTGGATGCTTTTGTGGAGATGGCTCCGGTTCCGGGGCCTCGAATGGCCCGTGAGCGGGAAGTATCGCCCCTGGAGGAGTCTTTTTCAGGTTTTGTCTTTAAAATCCAGGCCAATATGGACCCCGCCCACCGCAATCGCATCGCGTTTCTGCGCATCTGCTCCGGTACTTTCAAGCGGGGTATGAAAGTGATGCACCACCGTCTGGGCAAAGAGGTGACCATTGCCAACGCCATTATCTTTATGGCCCAGAACCGGGCCAACGTCGAGGAGGCCTATCCCGGTGATATTATCGGCATCCACAACCATGGGACGATCAAAATCGGCGATACCTTTACTGATGGCGAGTTGCTCAAGTTCACCGGCATCCCCAATTTTGCCCCGGACCATTTCCGCCTGGTGCGGCTGAAAAACCCCTTGAAGGTGAAACAGCTTCAGAAAGGACTGACCCAGCTGGCTGAGGAAGGGGCGGTGCAGGTTTTCCGTCCCCTGGTGGGTGGTGACTACATTCTCGGGGCGGTGGGGATGCTCCAGTTTGAGGTGACCATGGCCCGCCTCAAGGCCGAGTATGGCGTTGATGCCGTGTATGAACCGACCGCCCATGTGACGGCCCGCTGGCTGGCCTGCGGTGATAAAAAGAAGTTGGATGCCTTTGTCAAGAGCAAACAGACGATGCTCGCCCGTGACGCTGAAGGCTATCTGACGTACCTGGCTCCAAGCCAGTGGCGGCTGGATATCGACCGGGAGGACTGGCCCGATATTGTCTTCAACAAGACGAGGGAGCATGACTGATTGCCGGCAAACCATTGACTGCTGTTGTCGGTTCATTTGGGAGGGTTGCCGACGATAGCGACAAAATCCCCCCAATAAGCGGGAAATAGCCCATTTTTTTGTTCAGTAAGCCGGGAGATCACCTTCCCGGTTTTTTTTATACTGATGAAATTTCTTTTAAATTCGAGTAGTTAGAGGGAATATTTCTTTCTGGTTGCCGCTGGCATCGGCATTGCATTACACCCATGTGATATGAGTAATTGCCATGGGGGATCGTGCTGATGATGCCGAATATTGAAAAGCTGCGGATGATGCTGGATCATTTTCCGGATAAGGTTTCGGTTCAGGACAGTCAGCGTCGGGTGATTTTCACCAACTGGACAAAACCGGAATGTTTCCAGAACGGTGCGAGCGCTGACCATCCCTATTGTTACAATATCTATATGAATGCCACTACCCCTTGTAAAAACTGCATTTGGGACAAGTTGATGGCCACCGGCGAACCTCAATGGGGATATAAAAAATATCTGAATGATGGCAAAATCAGGGAGGTCTACTCCTATCCGCTTGATACAGGCACCGGCAAAGTTGATTATGTTGTCCAGCATATTCGTGAGCTGGATGCACCGTTTATGGCTGGTGATGTGCGGAATGCCCTGCAGTGTGAACTGAAGGAGACGCTGGAGAAAATTTTCGCCGCCATTTTTGTCTAGCCACCCCTGCCGATTTTCTGAAGCTCCAGCCTTTTCATCGCGCTTCACCGCCATTGTTGTAGCGTATGGCAAGTCCCGCCTTCCTTTTTTCTGACAGCGGATTTCCCCCTTGTCCTGTACCTTCATGGTGCCTTTCCCGGCCGACCAGTCGCATGTGT from Candidatus Anaeroferrophillus wilburensis includes these protein-coding regions:
- a CDS encoding peptide chain release factor 3; translation: MSRQHTKEVNRRRTFGIISHPDAGKTTLTEKLLLFGGAIQLAGAVKSRKASRHATSDWMSVEQERGISVTTSVMQFNYRDLEINLLDTPGHQDFSEDTYRVLTAVDSALMVIDSAKGVEPQTKKLMEVCRMRNTPIITFINKLDREGMTPLDLLADIENSLQIECAPLSWPIGMGKNFKGVYNLYRKELLLYAPGRDSRAQGGVAISDLNNPLLDELLGRQADELREEIELLEGAANPFELEHYLKDNQTPVFFGSAINNFGVRELLDAFVEMAPVPGPRMAREREVSPLEESFSGFVFKIQANMDPAHRNRIAFLRICSGTFKRGMKVMHHRLGKEVTIANAIIFMAQNRANVEEAYPGDIIGIHNHGTIKIGDTFTDGELLKFTGIPNFAPDHFRLVRLKNPLKVKQLQKGLTQLAEEGAVQVFRPLVGGDYILGAVGMLQFEVTMARLKAEYGVDAVYEPTAHVTARWLACGDKKKLDAFVKSKQTMLARDAEGYLTYLAPSQWRLDIDREDWPDIVFNKTREHD
- a CDS encoding amino acid-binding protein, producing MVRTEISLFLKNAPGELARLTLMLAENKINIDAITIQDATSYVNELFKARGKTLKRHATAASYGMIQKDSENYALVRLLVNDTDKTLDLLSQGGYLYEITPVMALELENHPGSLAATAQKIGDAGININYVYGSVSPAEGKTLFIFCPEDIDMAAKAFQKD
- a CDS encoding DUF4405 domain-containing protein codes for the protein MNGRKITSLTLVLSGILLLLTSIMLYISPHGRVAYWTDWHLWGISRPQWGSLHINLGLLFLLAGVLHAFYNWKPIMAYLKNKARELRVFTLHFNLALGLVLVVTLGTYWEMPPMSSVIGLGDLITAVADEKYGEPPYGHAELSSLKMFVKKTNLDLEKAKELLQAAGVELAGDQQTIGDLARANKMTPKALYAIMKPAEIKTTGMVFPDAPAPGFGRRLLADVCAEFNLDLPTVVQSLKAQGMTVDPAASIIAIAERNGVNPMTVFEILRQVATGS
- the ettA gene encoding energy-dependent translational throttle protein EttA, with the protein product MSTEPNKIIYSMIKVSKRYDNKPVLKDISLSYFYGAKIGVLGLNGSGKSTLLRILAGVEQEFDGQTTIAPGLTVGLLEQEPKLDDSLTVRQVVEQGAQETVDLLAEFNRINEQFAEPMSDDEMEKLIARQGQVQEKLDALDAWDLDSRLEMAMDALRCPPGEAEVKVLSGGERRRVALCRLLLQEPDILLLDEPTNHLDAETVAWLEHHLQRYQGTVIAVTHDRYFLDNVAGWILELDRGEGIPWKGNYSSWLEQKEKRLAQEEKEESKRRRTLQHELEWIRMSPKGRHAKAKARIKSYEELLGSAGEQRTRDLEIYIPPGPRLGKMVIEADSLAKSFGDRLLFEGLTFSLPPGGIVGVIGPNGAGKTTLFNMITGKEKADKGTIRLGESVKLAYVDQSRDDLNPEDSIWQAIAGGQDIIQLGSREMNSRAYVGRFNFSGAEQQKKVGLMSGGQRNRVHLARMLKEGANVILLDEPTNDLDVNTLRALEEALENFAGCAVVISHDRWFLDRIATHILAFEGDSQVVWFDGNYSDYEADRKARLGAAAEHPHRIKYRHLTRE